A DNA window from Niabella yanshanensis contains the following coding sequences:
- a CDS encoding NUDIX hydrolase → MYIEHIVKAMTNNPLLKSAAVEKSSHLEYFNIAVSVDCVIFGYEDKELKVLLIQSDLEEFSGLYSLLGDLVKPDEDLDAASYRVLKDRTGLDDVFLQQVHTFGSVNRHPSGRVVSTAYYSLVDINSHKLNIDSNDLHWHAVKGIKKLAFDHKQIIDTCIKMLREQIMEHPVVHNLLPEKFSLRALQELYEAILGTPLDRRNFRKKIALKSWLSELDELEEDVTHRPGKLHKFKTKAVKSAVSKKG, encoded by the coding sequence GTGTATATAGAACACATTGTAAAAGCCATGACGAATAATCCCCTGTTAAAAAGTGCAGCTGTAGAGAAAAGTAGCCACCTGGAGTATTTCAATATTGCGGTGTCGGTAGACTGTGTGATTTTCGGTTACGAAGACAAGGAGCTGAAGGTATTATTAATACAGTCGGATTTAGAAGAGTTTTCAGGATTATATTCTTTATTAGGAGACCTGGTAAAACCAGATGAGGATCTCGATGCTGCGTCTTACCGGGTGTTGAAGGACCGTACTGGTTTGGATGATGTGTTTTTGCAGCAGGTGCATACATTTGGAAGTGTAAACCGTCACCCATCGGGGCGGGTAGTAAGTACCGCTTATTATTCCCTGGTAGATATTAACAGCCACAAGCTGAATATTGATAGTAATGATTTGCACTGGCATGCTGTTAAGGGGATTAAGAAGCTGGCCTTTGACCATAAGCAGATCATTGATACCTGTATTAAAATGTTGCGGGAGCAGATCATGGAACACCCGGTAGTGCACAACCTGCTACCGGAAAAATTTTCGCTGCGTGCCTTGCAGGAATTATATGAAGCCATTTTAGGAACACCATTGGACCGCAGGAATTTCAGGAAAAAGATTGCTTTAAAGAGTTGGCTATCAGAATTAGATGAGCTCGAGGAGGATGTGACACACCGGCCAGGCAAGCTGCACAAATTCAAGACCAAAGCCGTAAAATCTGCCGTTTCAAAAAAGGGATAA
- a CDS encoding 6-bladed beta-propeller has product MRILTWFACLAICPVFLWGQDKALYLNPENALGFKASVIFSEAELIPLETTKASSFNNVQNFLVTPHHFVLLDNIANAVLIFDKQGKFLYKYKKKKYRITGVQYVASKNALFIKALNKNYTIPELKAQQMIEKSARTDFSKYTSLELLHLDQAANYRVESLTTPRYALNNIFYLNGYYLSVSSRYNKYLKDTIDYHLDLIKGNQIVKSYFPFINLPKLPPYYSNVSFSVNNTIDDNSLLIQKQFDNTIYRLTPDSLYLEYKFVFPADQTMTGDFQSTMFRNNIEHNAAVNKNNKVISGLNNLLEHKHLLFFSARAVNYAQKNYLFNTIDNKLYDLGKITTDSVVYNLPPKIFSSITEQDEEYVYTRISSADLLKEKQKLIAQNNSLPAKTKDLLSRLDKFDNAIIIKLKIKPSTAK; this is encoded by the coding sequence ATGAGAATATTGACCTGGTTCGCTTGCCTGGCCATCTGTCCTGTGTTTTTATGGGGGCAGGACAAAGCACTATACCTCAATCCCGAAAATGCCCTGGGCTTCAAGGCTTCCGTAATATTTTCTGAAGCCGAACTGATACCCCTGGAAACTACTAAAGCCAGCAGTTTTAATAATGTGCAGAACTTTTTGGTAACTCCTCATCATTTTGTACTTCTTGATAATATAGCCAACGCTGTACTCATTTTTGACAAGCAGGGAAAGTTCCTGTACAAATACAAGAAAAAAAAGTACCGGATAACAGGTGTTCAATATGTTGCTTCTAAAAATGCGCTTTTTATTAAAGCCCTTAATAAAAACTATACGATACCTGAGCTAAAAGCGCAGCAAATGATAGAAAAATCTGCCAGAACAGACTTTTCCAAATATACCAGCCTTGAATTATTGCATCTTGATCAAGCAGCAAATTACCGGGTTGAAAGTCTGACCACACCCCGTTATGCACTTAATAATATTTTCTATTTAAATGGTTACTATCTTTCGGTAAGCAGCCGGTACAACAAATACTTAAAAGATACGATCGATTATCACCTGGACCTGATTAAGGGTAACCAAATCGTAAAATCTTATTTCCCTTTTATCAATCTTCCCAAACTACCTCCCTACTACTCCAATGTTAGTTTTTCTGTTAACAATACAATAGATGACAACTCGCTGCTGATTCAAAAACAATTTGATAATACCATTTACAGGCTCACACCCGACTCGCTTTACCTGGAATACAAATTTGTTTTCCCCGCCGACCAGACCATGACCGGAGATTTCCAGTCAACCATGTTTCGAAACAATATTGAACATAATGCTGCTGTAAATAAAAATAACAAAGTCATATCTGGTTTGAATAACCTGTTAGAACATAAGCACCTGCTGTTTTTCTCTGCCAGAGCGGTTAATTATGCGCAAAAAAACTACCTGTTTAACACCATCGATAATAAACTATACGACCTGGGAAAGATAACCACCGACAGCGTTGTTTATAATTTACCGCCTAAGATTTTTTCATCCATTACAGAGCAGGATGAAGAGTATGTTTACACCAGGATTTCCAGCGCCGATCTGCTGAAAGAAAAGCAGAAACTAATAGCTCAAAACAACAGCCTGCCTGCAAAAACAAAAGACCTGCTGTCACGGCTTGATAAGTTCGACAACGCTATCATAATTAAATTAAAAATAAAACCATCAACCGCTAAATAA
- a CDS encoding DUF4961 domain-containing protein, protein MKRFLLPILLLAISLGCKKTNPNEPPEPEPPVTKPIVQIGLVTTDKNFPGANEALTITFNPAKGNAALSANTGDVYIHWGVVTNSSNGSWKYVKADFNTADPASKMNRQANGSYSITITPQTFFGVPAGEQILKIAMLFKNTDASMVARNADGTDIYLPIYSNGLNVRFLRPEMAPTSKPSPIQTNITVGQELEISGVASQPVNLKLTLNDVEFANAANATQITGKATITAIGEQVIKIIANGSVQESFKLTAGGAVTTAALPAGAKPNGITFLNNGSSAILALYAPQKNYVYAIGDFNNWTATANGYMKRTADGNTWWLQVDGLNPNTEYAYQFWVDGTIKIADPYTEKVLDPNHDPYIPAANYANFGIYPAGKTTGIVSTMKASQASYSWTHPTISRPAKNDLVIYELLLRDFLGTNNYQVLKDTVNYLSQLGVNAIELLPVNEFEGNNSWGYNPSFYFALDKYYGSKQMLQAFVDACHAKGIAVILDVVFNHAEGQSPMVQLYWDAANSRPAANNPWFNATAPHSAIKFGNDFNHESMATRNFVKDVLKYWMQEYRIDGYRFDFTKGFTQKITATDAAMSAKDDSRIAILKDYNNYIRSIDPNAYVILEHLCSDEEEKVLAAEGMMLWNNLNHSFTEASMGWLTNSDLNRGIFTTHGFSQADGLVSYMESHDEERMMYKNLQFGNAAGNYNIKDLNTALKRQELCAAFLFTMPGPKMIWQFGELGYDISIDHNGRTGEKPLLWDYNKQAARLALKNAFARFIALKKNNSIFKSNNIVSNLTGAVKYIKLTEGANTVVVVGNFDVNTQPASVDIGAAGTWYDVAHNSTVSLTGSHYTAALAPGEYHIFSKALLQ, encoded by the coding sequence ATGAAACGATTTCTATTGCCCATCCTCCTTTTAGCAATCAGCCTGGGATGCAAAAAAACAAATCCTAACGAACCACCCGAACCGGAGCCACCGGTAACAAAACCCATCGTACAAATCGGCCTGGTGACTACCGATAAAAATTTTCCGGGTGCTAACGAAGCTCTTACTATCACATTCAACCCTGCCAAAGGGAATGCTGCATTGAGTGCCAATACCGGGGATGTTTATATTCACTGGGGCGTAGTTACCAATAGCAGCAATGGTAGCTGGAAGTATGTAAAAGCTGATTTCAACACCGCCGACCCCGCTTCAAAAATGAATCGCCAGGCTAACGGTAGCTACTCGATTACTATCACACCACAAACTTTTTTCGGCGTTCCTGCGGGAGAACAAATACTAAAAATAGCTATGCTTTTTAAAAATACAGATGCCAGCATGGTTGCCCGTAATGCAGATGGAACCGATATCTATCTTCCCATTTATAGCAATGGTTTAAATGTACGTTTTTTGCGCCCGGAAATGGCTCCCACTTCAAAGCCATCGCCGATTCAAACCAATATTACCGTAGGACAAGAACTGGAAATAAGCGGGGTAGCCTCGCAGCCTGTCAACCTGAAACTTACGCTCAACGATGTTGAGTTTGCCAACGCTGCCAATGCCACACAGATTACGGGGAAGGCAACCATCACCGCAATCGGTGAACAGGTCATAAAAATAATTGCTAATGGCTCGGTACAGGAATCTTTTAAGCTTACCGCAGGCGGCGCAGTCACCACCGCAGCCTTACCGGCAGGCGCCAAACCCAATGGCATAACCTTTTTAAATAATGGCAGCTCCGCTATATTGGCTTTATATGCACCACAAAAAAACTATGTATATGCAATCGGGGATTTTAATAACTGGACCGCAACCGCCAACGGTTATATGAAACGTACTGCAGACGGCAATACCTGGTGGCTCCAGGTAGATGGGCTGAATCCCAATACAGAATACGCTTACCAGTTCTGGGTAGATGGAACCATTAAAATTGCGGACCCTTATACTGAGAAAGTGTTGGACCCTAACCATGATCCATATATACCGGCAGCCAACTATGCCAACTTTGGCATATATCCAGCCGGCAAAACAACCGGCATCGTCAGCACCATGAAAGCCAGCCAGGCATCGTATAGCTGGACGCATCCCACTATCAGCCGGCCCGCAAAAAATGACCTGGTGATTTACGAATTGCTTTTACGCGATTTCCTGGGAACCAACAACTACCAGGTCTTAAAGGACACTGTTAACTATTTAAGCCAGTTGGGTGTAAATGCTATTGAATTATTACCTGTGAACGAATTTGAAGGCAATAACAGTTGGGGATATAATCCCTCCTTCTATTTCGCGCTGGATAAGTATTATGGCAGCAAACAAATGCTGCAGGCCTTTGTAGACGCCTGTCATGCCAAAGGTATTGCAGTAATACTGGATGTTGTTTTTAATCATGCCGAAGGCCAGTCGCCCATGGTGCAATTATATTGGGATGCCGCTAACAGCAGGCCGGCCGCCAACAATCCCTGGTTTAATGCTACAGCTCCGCATAGTGCTATAAAATTCGGTAACGATTTTAACCACGAAAGCATGGCTACAAGAAATTTTGTCAAAGACGTACTGAAGTACTGGATGCAGGAATACAGGATAGACGGTTATCGCTTTGATTTCACCAAAGGATTCACACAAAAAATCACAGCCACCGATGCCGCCATGAGCGCGAAAGACGATAGCAGGATTGCGATCCTGAAAGATTACAATAATTACATCAGATCTATTGATCCCAATGCATACGTTATACTGGAGCACCTGTGCAGCGATGAAGAAGAAAAAGTGCTGGCTGCCGAAGGCATGATGCTTTGGAATAACCTAAACCATTCTTTTACGGAAGCCAGCATGGGATGGCTGACAAACTCGGATTTGAATCGCGGTATATTTACTACACATGGCTTTAGCCAGGCGGATGGTCTGGTAAGTTATATGGAAAGTCATGACGAGGAACGCATGATGTATAAAAACCTGCAGTTTGGAAATGCAGCGGGAAACTATAATATAAAAGATCTGAATACCGCTTTAAAAAGGCAGGAACTCTGCGCAGCATTTCTGTTCACTATGCCGGGACCCAAAATGATCTGGCAATTTGGGGAGTTAGGCTATGATATATCTATTGATCATAACGGGCGTACCGGGGAAAAACCCCTTTTATGGGATTATAATAAACAGGCGGCCAGGCTGGCATTAAAAAATGCGTTTGCCAGGTTCATTGCTTTGAAAAAGAATAACAGCATTTTTAAAAGTAACAATATTGTTTCCAACCTTACCGGCGCCGTGAAATATATTAAATTAACTGAGGGAGCCAACACGGTTGTGGTTGTGGGAAATTTTGACGTTAATACCCAACCAGCATCTGTAGATATTGGCGCTGCCGGAACCTGGTATGATGTGGCTCATAACAGCACCGTTTCACTTACAGGCAGCCATTATACAGCCGCGCTTGCCCCGGGTGAATATCATATTTTCTCTAAAGCACTTCTTCAATAG
- a CDS encoding RagB/SusD family nutrient uptake outer membrane protein: protein MKPLKIYRYLFIVIGAIFLGACHKDLDRFPTNDLTAEKVFKDLGGYTNTLAKLYVSFAVTGTNGRDIPQEIVSDEGNTGFLRQLWYLQCLTTDEAIWTWSGNTDPVGVQEMTWNASTQAVAGLYFRCYYIITQANNFIMESSDGKISERGFSGAAAETIKQYRAEARFLRAYSYSVLLDNFGAVPFTDETYVVGSGVSPKQLSKQELFSYIENELTAIEGELADPKTNELGRADKAAAWALLSRLYLNANVYTGTPKYSESIAAANKVINAGYSLHNDYTQLMLADNHTLTNEFIWTIRFDGTGTQSFSGTSFLVHAPSGITGEASGTNGSWNCSRITEDFVNKFTGTDVRGQFWTTGQTKAVTTLLGDPTAGYSSKKFRNLTRDGKPGPNTNANGDFVDVDFPVFRLAEIYLNYAEAVWRGGTGGDNSTALGYLRALAVRGRPGDAAASSAPALTENYLIDERGRELFWECQRRTDLIRFGMFTTSKYLWDWKGNVRNGTAVDNKYNIFPIPDVDRTSNPSIVQNTGY, encoded by the coding sequence ATGAAACCATTAAAAATATATAGATACTTATTTATAGTTATCGGCGCCATTTTCTTAGGTGCTTGTCATAAAGACCTGGATCGATTTCCTACCAATGACCTGACGGCAGAGAAAGTTTTTAAAGATTTGGGCGGATACACTAATACGCTGGCAAAATTATATGTGTCATTTGCCGTAACCGGTACCAATGGAAGAGATATCCCCCAGGAAATTGTATCAGACGAGGGAAATACGGGTTTTTTAAGGCAGCTTTGGTATTTACAATGTCTTACAACTGATGAGGCCATCTGGACATGGAGTGGTAATACGGATCCGGTAGGTGTTCAGGAAATGACCTGGAATGCAAGTACGCAAGCCGTTGCGGGACTTTATTTCCGTTGCTATTATATCATTACCCAGGCTAACAATTTTATAATGGAATCTTCCGACGGAAAAATTTCCGAACGCGGATTTTCGGGTGCCGCTGCCGAAACTATCAAACAATACAGGGCTGAGGCAAGATTTCTAAGAGCATATAGTTATAGCGTGTTGTTGGATAATTTTGGTGCAGTTCCTTTTACTGATGAAACCTACGTTGTAGGTTCGGGTGTATCACCTAAACAATTAAGTAAGCAAGAACTGTTCAGTTATATTGAAAATGAACTGACAGCAATTGAAGGTGAGTTGGCCGATCCTAAAACTAATGAATTAGGAAGAGCAGATAAAGCAGCGGCCTGGGCCTTACTATCCAGGCTTTATTTAAATGCCAATGTGTATACAGGTACGCCGAAATACAGTGAGTCAATTGCTGCGGCTAATAAAGTTATTAATGCAGGGTATAGCCTGCATAATGATTACACACAATTAATGCTGGCAGATAATCATACGCTAACTAATGAGTTTATCTGGACAATTCGTTTTGATGGAACAGGTACACAATCCTTTAGTGGCACTTCATTCCTGGTGCATGCTCCCTCGGGGATTACCGGTGAAGCGTCGGGCACCAATGGGAGCTGGAACTGTAGCAGGATTACCGAAGACTTTGTAAATAAATTTACGGGAACTGATGTGAGGGGACAGTTTTGGACTACTGGTCAGACAAAGGCTGTTACCACATTATTAGGTGACCCTACTGCAGGATACTCTTCAAAAAAGTTTCGCAATTTGACACGGGATGGGAAACCGGGACCGAACACGAATGCCAATGGCGACTTTGTCGATGTAGATTTTCCTGTGTTCAGGTTAGCAGAAATATATCTGAACTATGCCGAAGCCGTTTGGCGTGGTGGTACAGGTGGCGATAATTCCACCGCTCTGGGGTACCTGAGAGCATTGGCAGTAAGAGGTCGTCCGGGAGATGCCGCGGCATCAAGCGCACCCGCTCTTACAGAAAACTATTTAATAGATGAGCGTGGAAGAGAATTGTTTTGGGAATGCCAGCGAAGAACAGATTTGATACGGTTTGGTATGTTTACTACCAGCAAATACCTGTGGGATTGGAAGGGTAACGTGAGAAACGGCACAGCCGTAGATAATAAGTACAATATTTTTCCTATTCCGGATGTTGACAGAACATCGAATCCTTCAATTGTACAAAACACTGGGTATTAA
- a CDS encoding SusC/RagA family TonB-linked outer membrane protein, protein MQGKRLPAFLTLIMVICALTVFAQTREVTGTVTEDVSNLPVSGATVEVKGTNYATVTDSAGNYRLVVPEGSSTLVFSFVGYTNLELPVTGAVVNAVLTHTTGSMESVVVIGYGTARKKDLTGAVATVSAKDFQKGNITTPDQLIAGKVSGVAITSNGGRPGQGSTIRIRGGSSLNASNDPLIVIDGVPVDNGTISGAANPLSFINPNDIESFTVLKDASASAIYGSRANNGVIIITTKKGKAGRIRVSYSTNNSLSTLAKKLDVLTGDQVRDIVNEYGSALHKGQVGTANTDWQDVIYRPAFASDNNVTITGGIKQIPYRISLGYLNQDGLLRTDNLKRTSVGLALNPTFFNNHLKVDLNLKGSVQNTRFANDGAVGAAISFDPTQPVYMDDPTYGGYFQWTEADGTLVLNRANNPLGMLEQTFDKQKPMRSIGNLQLDYKFHFLPELRANVNLGYDASSNEGTKLIPANAATNFLDGGRFEQGKQSRFNSVFDFYLNYAKDIAKHRIDATVGHSYNNFRTKNYSFRALNASKDTIAGTTAPVYPFDIPENTLISYWGRLLYNYDSRYFLTASLRRDGSSRFAPENRWGWFPSVGLAWSVKNELFKNTADLSELKLRFGYGLTGQQDGIGNYDYLARYGVGGLSAAYQFDNTFYNAYGPFGYNYNLKWEELSSYNIALDFGFLRNRINGSIDFYVRESKDLLNAIPQAAGTNFSAYVLANVGTLRNSGVEFTLNTQPVATEKVSLDVNFNYTYNKNEITNLTVIPDDPTYPGIPTGGTQSNGNTQLHYVGYPRNTFYLYQQVYDTNGKPLEGVFVDRNGDGNITTDDKYLNHSAVGQHMFGLSSNLAVNKWSGGFVTRAVVGNYLYNNVFADRSTRTAITGAYTLGNGISNYFNTGFTQGTSISAMSDLWVENASFIRMDNIFVGYNFGSLTKYISSVRAIASVQNAFIITKYKGLDPEANNGIDNNIYPRPRIFTLGLNFDF, encoded by the coding sequence ATGCAAGGAAAAAGATTGCCTGCGTTTTTAACGCTAATAATGGTGATTTGCGCGCTAACTGTTTTTGCGCAAACGCGTGAAGTGACCGGTACGGTTACTGAAGATGTATCCAACCTCCCCGTTTCCGGTGCTACTGTAGAAGTAAAAGGGACCAATTATGCAACCGTGACAGATTCGGCAGGAAATTACCGCTTAGTGGTTCCTGAAGGAAGCAGTACCCTGGTATTTTCTTTCGTAGGATATACCAACCTGGAGTTGCCTGTTACAGGAGCTGTGGTTAATGCTGTATTGACGCATACTACAGGCTCTATGGAAAGTGTGGTGGTTATTGGTTATGGTACAGCCAGGAAAAAAGACCTTACCGGCGCAGTTGCTACCGTTTCCGCGAAGGATTTTCAGAAGGGAAATATTACCACACCAGACCAGCTGATTGCAGGGAAGGTTTCTGGTGTAGCCATTACGTCCAACGGCGGTCGTCCCGGCCAGGGGAGTACGATCCGGATCAGAGGAGGCTCTTCTTTAAATGCGAGTAACGATCCTTTAATTGTCATAGATGGTGTACCCGTTGATAATGGTACGATAAGTGGTGCAGCCAATCCCTTAAGCTTTATTAATCCCAACGATATTGAGAGTTTTACTGTATTGAAAGATGCTTCTGCTTCGGCAATTTACGGATCGAGGGCGAACAATGGTGTTATTATTATTACCACTAAAAAGGGAAAAGCTGGCAGGATACGTGTGTCGTACAGCACTAATAATTCACTTTCCACACTCGCTAAAAAACTGGACGTTTTAACCGGCGATCAGGTAAGGGACATTGTTAATGAATATGGCAGCGCTCTTCATAAGGGGCAGGTAGGAACTGCTAATACAGACTGGCAGGATGTGATTTACCGGCCTGCATTTGCATCAGACAATAACGTTACCATCACAGGCGGAATTAAACAAATTCCTTATCGTATTTCCCTGGGTTATCTAAACCAGGATGGTCTTTTGCGTACGGATAATCTGAAACGTACATCTGTAGGGTTAGCTTTAAATCCAACTTTTTTTAATAATCACTTAAAGGTAGATCTGAACCTGAAAGGTTCTGTTCAAAACACCAGATTTGCTAACGACGGTGCTGTAGGTGCTGCGATCAGTTTCGATCCTACCCAGCCGGTTTATATGGATGACCCTACGTACGGCGGCTACTTTCAATGGACAGAGGCCGACGGAACATTGGTATTAAACAGGGCTAACAATCCTTTGGGTATGCTGGAGCAAACTTTTGATAAACAAAAGCCGATGAGGAGTATTGGTAATTTACAGCTGGATTATAAATTTCATTTCTTGCCCGAATTAAGAGCCAATGTAAATTTAGGTTACGATGCTTCCAGTAACGAGGGTACCAAATTGATACCCGCCAACGCTGCTACTAACTTTTTAGATGGCGGAAGATTTGAACAGGGTAAGCAAAGCCGGTTTAACTCTGTATTCGATTTCTATCTTAATTATGCAAAAGATATTGCGAAGCATAGAATAGACGCAACTGTAGGTCATTCCTACAATAATTTCAGAACCAAGAATTACTCTTTCCGGGCTTTAAATGCCAGTAAAGACACTATAGCCGGAACTACAGCACCGGTTTATCCGTTTGACATTCCTGAAAACACTTTAATTTCTTACTGGGGAAGATTGCTGTATAACTACGATAGTAGATATTTCCTTACAGCCAGTTTAAGAAGGGATGGCTCCTCCCGCTTTGCCCCTGAGAACAGATGGGGATGGTTTCCTTCTGTAGGCTTGGCCTGGAGTGTGAAAAATGAACTTTTTAAAAATACTGCCGATCTTTCTGAGTTAAAGTTGAGATTTGGGTATGGTCTTACCGGTCAGCAGGACGGTATCGGCAACTACGATTACCTGGCGAGATATGGCGTAGGTGGATTAAGTGCTGCCTACCAGTTTGACAATACATTTTACAATGCCTATGGTCCTTTCGGTTATAACTATAATTTAAAATGGGAAGAGCTTTCATCCTATAACATAGCATTGGATTTTGGCTTCCTTCGCAATCGCATCAACGGTAGTATCGATTTTTATGTAAGGGAATCGAAAGATCTTTTAAATGCTATTCCCCAGGCTGCCGGCACCAATTTTAGCGCCTATGTATTGGCCAATGTGGGAACACTCCGAAATTCAGGTGTTGAGTTTACCTTAAATACGCAACCGGTAGCTACAGAGAAAGTGAGCCTCGACGTTAATTTCAACTATACCTATAATAAGAATGAAATTACTAACCTGACTGTAATACCAGATGATCCAACTTATCCTGGTATTCCAACCGGAGGTACACAAAGCAATGGTAATACACAATTACATTATGTAGGCTATCCCCGAAATACTTTTTACCTCTATCAGCAGGTATATGATACAAATGGCAAGCCTTTGGAAGGGGTATTTGTTGACAGGAACGGTGATGGAAATATAACCACTGATGATAAATATCTAAATCATAGCGCTGTGGGGCAGCATATGTTTGGATTGAGTAGTAACCTGGCGGTGAATAAGTGGAGTGGTGGATTTGTGACCAGAGCCGTTGTTGGGAATTATTTATACAACAATGTTTTTGCTGACAGAAGTACCCGCACTGCCATCACGGGCGCCTATACTTTAGGCAATGGTATCAGCAACTATTTTAACACCGGATTTACGCAGGGTACTTCTATATCTGCCATGAGTGATCTGTGGGTAGAAAATGCATCTTTTATAAGGATGGATAACATTTTTGTTGGCTACAATTTCGGAAGCCTTACGAAGTATATCAGTTCTGTAAGAGCTATTGCCAGCGTGCAGAATGCCTTTATTATAACTAAGTATAAAGGCCTGGATCCTGAAGCAAATAATGGTATCGATAATAATATTTATCCAAGACCACGCATTTTCACATTAGGCTTAAACTTCGATTTCTAA